A section of the Pochonia chlamydosporia 170 chromosome 2, whole genome shotgun sequence genome encodes:
- a CDS encoding helix-loop-helix DNA-binding domain-containing protein produces MVNPQIHQEMDLNWPEVHRANMGQWLGATKDMFALTPVLDSSLPSNFSSFAHSEHNILSWDPSSHNRRHASISCSELSQDSGECINWLHPCLSIQSTAGEYQLASTIDGPGFLRPDQVDDKVDDKVDCRPQVSSTTNVPHQTAPSYNPNKCSGTSKTQSASTPDDTTECSPIGDRGPVRRRKRKPAHVRLDDAIVCADGDTSASGQDRKAQLRGCHNQVERNYRSRLNNDFQLLFNAISECTDEKDLVSMGFTDGGARGRSKGSILRLARRRLLALHTENRVIAGELNTIRHHQMKCQMGHAIKPPGESELDTRNEIIVPHGTDCSMIMLSI; encoded by the exons ATGGTGAATCCGCAGATACATCAAGAAATGGATCTGAATTGGCCGGAAGTGCATAGAGCAAACATG GGTCAATGGCTCGGGGCAACGAAGGACATGTTTGCCTTGACACCAGTCCTAGACAGTAGCTTACCGAGCAATTTCTCCTCGTTTGCACACTCGGAGCACAATATTCTGTCGTGGGATCCGAGTAGCCACAATAGACGGCACGCCTCGATATCCTGCTCCGAGCTTAGCCAAGATTCTGGTGAATGTATTAACTGGCTGCACCCTTGTTTGTCAATACAGTCTACTGCAGGTGAATATCAACTGGCGTCCACAATTGACGGCCCAGGCTTCCTTCGGCCTGACCAGGTCGATGACAAGGTCGATGACAAAGTCGATTGCAGACCTCAGGTGTCGAGCACCACCAATGTCCCACACCAAACAGCACCAAGCTATAATCCGAATAAGTGTTCCGGCACGTCAAAGACACAGTCTGCGTCAACGCCGGATGATACCACCGAATGTAGTCCTATCGGCGACAGGGGACCAGTGAGACGTCGTAAGAGGAAGCCGGCCCATGTTCGGCTAGATGATGCTATCGTTTGTGCAGATGGAGATACGAGTGCTTCCGGACAAGATCGGAAGGCTCAATTACGTGGTTGCCATAACCAAGTAGAGAGGAACTATCGCAGCAGGTTGAACAACGACTTTCAACTCTTATTTAACGCCATCTCTGAATGCACAGATGAGAAGGATCTGGTTTCCATGGGATTCACAGACGGGGGGGCACGAGGCCGGAGCAAAGGATCAATACTACGGCTAGCCAGGCGCAGATTGCTGGCGTTGCATACGGAAAATCGCGTTATCGCCGGTGAGCTGAACACAATAAGACACCACCAGATGAAATGTCAGATGGGGCATGCTATCAAACCTCCTGGGGAGTCTGAACTTGACACGAGAAACGAAATCATCGTCCCACACGGTACGGATTGTTCGATGATTATGTTGTCTATTTAG
- a CDS encoding Zn(2)-C6 fungal-type DNA-binding domain-containing protein (similar to Metarhizium robertsii ARSEF 23 XP_007824145.1), translating to MSTDKRKRRNGNPSQNSEPATKRFQVPRACERCKSLRRGCEERRPCSRCIRAGVANDCTASSYPSITPSSPSGYGAPAEWAQVVEVAGSPVVTECSQLFFEHCYPTIPIVTPEYISRLQMDVAADQRSVEAAVLLVAFCAYVLLHVDEAASRPESAIPRDHKQYGTSLLDSASAVYRIYCWNLTPSLDACLLSFFLYAGQTRLSRHSQTFLFLRQTTGLWALVKDRQPASIDGKELFNRLFWVLLASERSHAIRYGRSITLHITPDTPDLDVLKEALPGLWSLAALFRPIDSAFMAIMNREAVFSPPSPEILDVTERAINAAIPPRFPFQDMQKANLRITKLWLRIVIWQLRLRLGYLTEAARQRNLTYQYPLDVARELVLSTRDLPIHAIKVHGVGLTEKLFDIASAVVDVMAGIPQAPRQRHTEVEGPPEDDLGYVRGLMVQLPGGQDVYDGLLERHLEQALHSPLQNQAVLSRTLDESPR from the coding sequence ATGAGCACCGACAAGCGGAAGCGCAGGAACGGAAACCCCTCGCAAAACAGCGAACCCGCCACCAAAAGATTCCAAGTCCCTCGCGCTTGTGAACGATGCAAGTCCCTCCGTCGGGGATGTGAAGAGCGTCGCCCATGCAGTCGCTGCATACGCGCCGGCGTGGCCAATGACTGCACCGCCTCTTCATACCCTTCCATCACaccgtcatcgccatctgGATATGGAGCGCCAGCCGAATGGGCGCAGGTGGTCGAGGTCGCGGGAAGCCCAGTGGTGACGGAATGTTCGCAGCTCTTCTTTGAGCATTGCTATCCCACCATACCTATTGTGACGCCTGAGTACATTAGTCGTTTGCAAATGGACGTGGCTGCGGATCAAAGATCTGTCGAGGCTGCTGTTCTACTCGTCGCTTTTTGCGCGTACGTGCTGCTTCACGTTGATGAAGCGGCGAGTAGACCTGAGAGCGCCATACCACGCGATCACAAGCAATATGGGACTTCATTGTTGGATTCAGCATCGGCAGTTTACAGAATCTATTGCTGGAACCTGACGCCTTCCTTGGATGCATGTctcttgagcttcttcctGTACGCGGGACAAACACGGCTGTCGAGACATAGTCAAACGTTTCTGTTCCTTCGACAAACCACAGGGTTATGGGCCTTGGTCAAAGACcgacaaccagcatcaatAGATGGCAAGGAGCTGTTCAACAGGCTATTTTGGGTTCTTCTCGCCTCGGAGCGGTCGCATGCCATCCGGTACGGCCGCTCCATCACATTACACATCACGCCAGATACTCCCGATCTGGACGTCCTCAAAGAAGCTCTACCCGGATTATGGAGTCTAGCTGCACTCTTTCGACCCATCGACTCAGCATTCATGGCCATCATGAACCGCGAAGCCGTCTTCtcgccaccatcaccagaaATACTCGACGTTACCGAACGCGCCATCAACGCCGCTATACCCCCGCGGTTCCCCTTCCAGGACATGCAAAAGGCGAATCTGCGAATCACCAAACTCTGGTTGCGTATCGTCATCTGGCAGCTGCGATTGCGACTAGGCTACCTCACTGAAGCAGCGCGTCAACGCAACTTGACGTATCAGTATCCATTGGATGTCGCGAGGGAGCTTGTTCTTTCGACGCGTGATCTCCCCATCCACGCGATCAAGGTTCACGGTGTGGGATTGACAGAGAAACTCTTTGACATTGCCTCGGCAGTGGTAGATGTGATGGCTGGCATTCCACAGGCACCCAGGCAGCGGCACACAGAGGTTGAAGGGCCGCCAGAAGATGACTTGGGATATGTACGGGGATTAATGGTGCAGCTACCAGGTGGTCAGGACGTCTACGATGGATTATTGGAA